The Deltaproteobacteria bacterium genomic interval GTCGCCCGGTGATGCTCGGCTTCCAGGCAACGGGCGCGGCTCCGCTCGTCTCCGGCGTGCCGGTCGCGGAGCCGGAGACCATCGCGACTGCCATTCGCATCGGCAACCCGGCGTCGTGGAAGACGGCGGTGGAAGCGCAACGCGATTCCGGCGGGCTCTTCGCGGCAGTGACCGACGAGGAGATCCTCACCGCCTACCGGCGCCTCTCCAGCGAGGCCGGCGTCTTCTGCGAGCCGGCCAGCGCGGCGCCGGTGGCCGGACTGCTGCGGCTCGCGCGGGAGAAGCGAGACTTCAGCGGACAGACCATCGTCGCCGTGTTGACCGGCCATGGCCTGAAGGATCCGCAGTCCGCCATCGACGCAGCGGCCGCGATCGGGACGCCGATCGCCGACGACACAAAAGCGCTGGAGGCTGCTCTGCAATGAAGCCCTTCACGGTGCTCGTGCCGTGCTCGACGTCCAATCTCGGCTCCGGATTCGATGCGGTGGGGATCGCGCTCTCCGTATTCGATCTGATGGTGCGCGCCTCCCCCGGCGGCGAGGGTCTGCGCATCGCGCGGTTGTCGGGAGAAGGCGCGGATCGGCTGCCGCCGGATTCCACCAATCGCGTGATCGAGGCGGCGCACCGCGCAGCAATGACGGCAGGACGCCGCCCGGAGTCGCTGTCGGCGGAGCTTTCGATCCACAGCTCGATTCCTTTGAAGCGCGGTCTTGGTTCCTCGGCAGCGGCGGCGCTCGCGGGCGCAATGCTGGCCGATGCGCTCCTGGAGGGGGCGATCGGCGGCGATACCGTTCTGCGCACGGCCGTCGAGATGGAAGGCCATCCTGACAACGTCGTTCCCGCATTGCGCGGCGGGGCACAGGTCTCGGTCCGCGATGGGCGCGGCGGGATCATGTCGTGCCCCATCCGCATCGGCGCTCCCGTACGCGCAGCGCTGTACATCCCGGATCAGGAGCTGGCGACGTCCGCCGCGCGCGCGGTGCTGCCGAAGCAGGTCCCGTTCGCTGACGCCGTGCACAACCTTGGCCGCTCTGCGCTGTTGGTGGCGGCTCTCACGGAGGGCAAGCTCGAGCTGCTGGCGGAAGCAATGGACGATCGCCTCCACCAGCCCGCCCGCGCTGGCCTGCTTCCCTGGATGCCGCCTTTGCTCGAGGCCGCGAAGAAGGGCGGAGCATTCGGTGCGGCGCTCTCGGGCGCGGGAACCACGGTCTGCGCGCTGTGCAGCGCCGGCTCCGCGCGCGAAGTCGCGCGGGCCATGATGGACGCCGCCGCTTCGCTGGGAGTCGCCGGCCGCTCCGAAGTAGTGGACGTCGCCGTCCCAGGCGCCCGCGTCGTGTGAACGTCAAGGCGCGGAACTTGAATTGGTACTGCTCCAGCGCGCTACTGAGGGCGAGGGCTCAGGACTTCCGTTCGGTCTCGAGGATGTGCGCGATGGCGGCGTCGATGCGGCGGCGGAATTCGTCGTCCGCGTCCATGAACTGGACGCCGACACCGGGGAGGGTTCCGCGCTTCCTGGCGTCTTCCTTCGTCACCCGATGCACCACGATCCCGCGTGCCGGAACCGCGGTGCTGCTGCCCGGGAGCTCCATCTCGACCTGGACGATGGTCTTCAGAGGCGGCGGATTCTCGGTGTGCACGAATACGCCGCCCGCGCTGATGTTCGCGGCGTACTCCAGGACGAAGTCCTGCACCGTCGCGAAGCGCACCGCGAAGTTCGCGTTGTAGCGGGGGAACGCGCGGCGCCGGTCTTCGTGCGGATGCAGCGCCACCGCGCCGATGGGGACCGCGTCCGCGGCCCGCGTCCTCCGCGCGATGAGCTGGCCGATCTGCGTCCGATGCGCCTCGCCGGCTCCGACGAAATCCGCCCAGAACCCTGGCTCCTCGCCGGCGTTCGCGTGCTCGCGCACGACTGCGTCGACGTGCAGGGCGTCGCGCGCGCCGGGCAGATACAGCTTCATCGAGACCGTGGTTCCCGCGGCGGGCGGCTCGAGGCAGCACACGAGGACGCCACTCTCGCTCAGCTCGCGCGTGGTGGTCTGGACCGCGGTATCGCCGGCTGCGAAGCGGATGGGAAAGACGATAGACGCGCGATCCATGCAGTTTCAGTCTACCTGTCCCCTCTGGGGCACAAAGGCGCGCCTGTGGTCCGCGGCGCCCAAGGGTGGGATGCCCCGCGCGCGATGAACAGCGTCGCCCGCGTACGAGGGAACACCCTTGCGCAGGCACGGCTCGGAAGCTAGGTTCGCGGCCCCCTGCTGGAGGCAGCCGTGCCTTTGCGGACTCCGCTCTACGACGCCCACCTCGCTGCCTCGGCCCGCATCGTCGAGTTCGCGGGTTTCGAGATGCCCGTGCAGTACCAGGGCCTGCTCGAGGAACATGCGGCGGTGCGCGAGAACGTCGGGATGTTCGACGTCTCGCACATGGGAGAGATCACCCTCGAGGGCCCGCGCGCCCTGGAGACCGCGCAGAAGCTGGTCACGAACGACCTTTCGAAGTGCACGGATGGCCAGGCGCAGTACAGCGCGCTCTGCAACGAAAAGGGCGGCGTGATCGACGACGTCATCGTCTACCGGTTCTCGCCGGAGCGGCTCTTCATCTGCGTCAACGCCAGCGGGCGGGAGAAGGACTTCGACTGGATGCGCGCGCACGCCGGCGACGGGGTCGCGGTAGGCCAGCGCTCGGACGACTGGGCGCAGATCGCGGTGCAGGGACCGAACGCGCCGAAACTGGTCGATGCGCTCTGCGAGCCGCGCGTCCTCGACCTCGCCTACTACCACTTCCGCGAAGCCACGGTGGCCGGCGTCCGCGGATGCATCATCGCGCGCACCGGATACACGGGCGAGGACGGCTTCGAAGTCTTCGTCCCGCCCCAGGGAGCGCGAAAGCTCTGGGACGCGCTGCTCTCGAAGGGCGTGGTCCCCTGCGGGCTGGGCGCGCGCGACTCGCTGCGCCTGGAAGTCGCTTACCGTCTGTATGGAAACGACATGGACGAGGACCACACGCCGCTGGAGGCGGGGCTCGGCTGGATCGTCAAGCTCGACAAGCCGGGCGGGTTCATCGGCTCCGACGCGCTCATCCGCCAGAAGCAGGAAGGGCTCAAGCGCAGGCTCGCGGGATTCAAGCTCACGGGAAAGGGAATCGCCCGTCACGGCTATCCCGTCGTGCGGGAGGGAGAGCGCATCGGAGAGGTGACGAGCGGGACGATGAGCCCGGTGCTGAAGGAGCCCATCGGGCTCGCGTACGTTCCGACGGCGCTGGCGAAGGACGGATCCACGTTCGAGATCGAGATCCGGAGCAAACCCGTCGCGGCGAGGGTGGTGAAGACTCCCTTCGTGGAGAAGATCAAGTCGTGACGCAGGCGCTCCTCAATCACTTCTACGTCACTCCCGATCGGGAGACGTTCGCGGCGGCGGAAGCCAGCGACTTCGTTCGCCGGTTCGCGGCGATGGAGAAGCGGACCACCGTCCGCAAGGACACGACGTACACAGGCCTCTACCTCTACGGCGAGCACACGTACCTGGAGCTGCTGCATCCGGACTCCGCCTCGTTCGGCGCCCCTTCCGGCATTGCCTACGGGGTCGAGGAACCGGGTGGCCTTTCTCGCGTCTGCGAGGCGTTCCCCGGGGCCAAGCTCGAGGAGATCGCGCGAGGCGACGTGCCCTGGTTCAAATCCTGTCGGCCGCAGGAGCCGCTCCAGGGACTCGCCGAGTGGGCGATGGAATACGTGCCGGCCTTCTTCCGCGGCTTCCGCCCCGAGTTGCCGCCCGCCAGCCCTGGCATCGACCGATCCGACGCGCTCACCCGCTACGCGGCGAGCTGCGGAAAGTTGCGCCATCGCGAGGAAGGCCTGTTCGAAGACGTCATCGCTCTCGAGATCGCGCTCGCAGCCAGCGAAGCGGAGCGTTGGATGGCGCGAACGCTGCGAGTGGCGGATGCGGATCTGCGCGTGACGCCGGCACCGCCCGGCGCCCCGATCGGCATCCTGGCCGCGCACCTGAGCCTCCGGCGCGATGCAGGCCGCCGCGTCGAACGGATTGGCAGCACCACCCTTTCGCTCGACGGCCGCTCCGCCGTCTGGCGGTTCCAGAGAGGCCTCCATGGCGAATTATCCTGAGACGCTCCGGTACACCAAAGAGCACGAGTGGGCGCGCATCGCGGGCAAGACGGCGACGATCGGCATCACCGAGTTCGCCAAGGACCAGCTCGGCGACGTGGTCTACCTCGAGCTTCCGGAGGTGGGCGCGGCGGTGACGAGGGGCCAACCCTTCGGTGTGGTCGAAAGCACCAAGGCGGTCAGCGAGCTGTTTGCGCCGGTGAGCGGGAAGGTGACGAAGATCAACCAGGCGCTGGTGGACGCTCCCGAAGGAATCAACGACGATCCGCACGAGAAGGGATGGATGATCGAGATCGAGATGAGCGCCCCGAACGAGACGGGCGAGCTGCTCTCCGCGAAGCAGTACGAGGAGCTGCTGGCGAACGAGCATTGATGGAGACGCTCGACCTGCGCGGCCTGCTCTGCCCTCTCACCTGGGCGCGAACCAAGTACGCGCTGTCACTCCTGCGCCGGGGCGGCGAGCTCCTCGTCATCGTCGATCACCGGCCCGCCGTTCCCGACCTCAAGCGCAACGCAGAGGAGACGGGCAACGAGGTGGTCTCCTCGCGCGAGAGCAGCGACGGAGTCTGGGAGATGGTGCTGCGGAAAGGCTAGCCGCTGCCGCACTGGAGGTGCGGCTTGGTCGCGGCCGCCGAAGGCGGCTTAGCGACTACGCTTTGGACTGAACCTCTCATGAGTCTCGTCGAGCGCATTGCCGGTCACGTGCGCGGTTCTTTGGCGCTCGATGCGGCGCGGCCGCAGTGGGGCGCGGGGTTGCGCGCAGCTACGGCGTTGGCGGTCCCGCTGCTCGTTGCCTGGCTGACGCGGCGGCCCGAGCTGATCTGGTCGGGATTCGGCGGATGGCTGGCGATGCTCGCCGATCCGGGCGGCCCCTACCGGGCGCGCGCCATGGCGATGGGCACCTTTGCCGCAGCCGGCGCCGCGACTTCGTTCGCCGGCGGGATTGCCGGCCAATCGCCGTGGATTGCGCTGCCGGCTCTGTTCGTCTGCGCCCTGCTCTGCAGCCTGGTGCGCGTCCGCGGCGATACCGCCGCAACCATCGGCGTGCTCTCGCTGATCGTGTTCTGCATTACCGAAGGAACTCCAGCGGGTGTCCGCGAGAGCCTGCTGCGGGCGGAGATGCTCGTCGCCGGCGCAATGTTCGCCATCCTTCTCGCGGTCGCGGTCTGGCCGTTCCGGCCATACCATCCAGTGCGCGAAGCGGTCGCCTCTGCCTGGTCGGTCATCGCCGAGCTGGGCGCGCGGATGGCGCGCGTGGTGCGGACGCCGGCGGAGCCCGCGGCGTGGGAGGCGCTGGTGCCCCTCCGGCGGCGCGCTCGCGAAGCGCTGGAGGCCGCACGCCACGCGCTGGGCGTCGCGCGCGCCGGTTACCAGGGCGAGACGGGGCGTGGCCTGCAACTGCTCGTCCTCTACGAGATCGCGGAGCTGGCGCTGGGCGATCTGGCGGCGCTGCTGGAAGCTCTGCGCGCGCGGGCGGAGCGCGGCCAGGTGCTGCCGAAAGAGATCGCGGACGCCGTGCAACAGTTGAGCGCCGCGCATGCCGGGATCGCGCGGGCCGTGATCGAGCAGGGAGCCGCGCCCGCCACCCCGGTAGCCGCGAAGCTGGAGGCGGATCCCGACATGGCGGCGCTATTCGCGCGAGTCGAGGCGGAGACGCGCTACGCAGTGGAGTCCGTTCAAGCCCTCGCGGAAGGCGGAAAAGGCCCACCGCCGCCAGGAGCGCTCGCGCCGCCCGACGCATCGTCATCGCTGCGCGACGCATTTGCGCCGGGATCGATCGAGCTGCGGCATGCGCTCAGGGTCGCCATCGTGGCCACCGCCGCGCAGCTCCTGGCTACTGCGCTCCGCCTCGAGCGCAGCTATTGGGTGACGATCACCGTGATCATCGTCCTGCAGCCTCACGCCATCGCCACCGTGCGGCGGGGGCTGCAGCGCGTGGGCGGCACCGTGATGGGCGGTATCGTCGCCGCGCTCATCGTGCACTTCGTCGGGCAACCGCTGCTCCTGGGAGGCCTGCTGTTCATCCTCGCCTGCGCGGGAGTCGCCGTGCGGCGGATCAACTACGCCGCATTTGCCACGCTCATCACGCCGGTGTTCGTTCTCCTTGCAGAGGCTAACGCGCGGGGCGCACATCTGACGCGGGCGCGAATCTTCGACACCTTGTTGGGAGGGGCGTTGGCGCTGGCAGGCGGCGTCCTGCTGTGGCCGACACGCGATCTCGAGCGGATGCCCTCGCTCGTCGCCGCCGTGCTCCGTGCGAACCAGCGGTATCTGCGGGCCGTGCTGGGCGGTGAAGGTCCCGGAGGCACCGTCGCCGCGAGGCGGGCCGTCGGCCTGGCGACCGCGAACGCCGAGGCGGCGCTGCAGCGGCTGATCGGCGAATCCCGGCCCGCGGATCGCCTCGAGCCATTGATGGCCCTGGTCGCGTACGCCCGGCGGCTGAGCGCGTCGATCACCGCCCTCGGGTCGGCGCGCGTCCCGCCCGAGGATGCCGAACGCCTCGTCAACACTCTCGGGGAGCTCGCGGACGCCGCCGAAAGCGGACGCCCGCCTCCTCCGCTCACGCCGATGGAGGACCGCACCGCGCCGGAGCCGTCACAGCGCCTCGCCCGTCAATTGCGTGTCGTGCACTCCGCGCTCGCGCGGCTTGCCTGAGAGAGTTACTCTTTCCCGCCGCATGCGCACTGCCCTCCTCCTCGCCGCCGCTGCCTGCGCGAGCGCGCCCCGGTTGCGCCCCGAGCGAACGCACCTCCAGCCGCTGCTCCTGGAGGCGATCCGTTTTCCCACCGTCGCCGGCAACGACCAGGCGCGGCTCGACCAGCAGCAATGGCTGTTGCGGACGGCGGCGTCGCTCGGTCTCGCCGCACGCGACGCGGGTCCGGTGACTGAGATCGAGCTACCCGGTCCGCCGGGTGCGCCCGTCCTCGGACTGGTCGTGCACGGCGACGTGCAGCCCGTCGACGAGAAGCAGTGGACGGTGCCGCCCTTCGCGGGCGTGGTTCGCGACGGCGCCGTCTACGGTCGCGGCGCCGCCGACGACAAAGGCCCCTTGGTCCAGGCGCTGCTCGCGATGCATGCCCTCCGCGATTTGAAAAGGACGCACGCGCTGCGATTGCTCGTGGGAAGCGACGAGGAGAGCGGTTCGCGCGACATGAAGACATACCTCGCCTCGCACGCCCCGCCGGCGTACAGCCTCGTGCTCGACTCCGAATTTCCGGCCGTCGTCGGCGAGAAGGCCTGGGACGGCCTGGCCGTGCTGCCGGCCAATCTGGACCCTGGCAGCGGGAAACCGTGGGTCATCGAGGAAGTCGACGCGGGGCTCGCGCCGAGCATCGTGCCAGACCGTGCCCGCATCACCCTGCGCTGGCGGGAAGGCACGCCTGCGTGGGAACCGCTGGAGCAACGCCTCCGCGCCAGGACCCCCGCGCCGGGAACAACGCTGGAGATCGAGGACCGCGGCCCGCTGCTCGACGTCGTCGTCCACGGCCGCGCTGCTCACGCGGGCGTCAACGTCGAAGGCGGTCGCAACGCGCTCGTGTCGCTCGCGCAGATCGTCGCTGGAGAGCTGCCGGATTGCGCCCTGGCGGACGTCGTAGCGTTCGCTGCGCACGCGGGCGCCGATCTGAAGGGCGCCGCTCTCGGTCTCGACAAAATCGCTGCTCCGGGCTGGCGCGGCTGGACGGTCAACGTGGCGACGCTCAAGAAGGAGCCGGGACTGAACGGGAAGCTGGCGCTGGTGATCAACCTGCGCCGGCCCCCGCCGCTCACCGCCACGGAATCGAAGGAACGCCTCTACGCGGAAGTGCGCAAGTTCTCGCCGCGGCTCGAGCCCGGCGAAATCTACTTCGGCGACGAGCCGCTGGTGTTCGATCGGAACGCGAAGATCGTCCGCCGCCTGATGGACGATTACCAGCGCGCCACCGGCGAGCACCCTCCTCCCGCCATCTCCGGCGGCGGCACGTATGCGAAACGCATCCCCAACGCGATCGCCTACGGGATGTGGTTCCCGGGAAAGCCGTACACCGGCCACGACGTCGACGAGAAGATCGAGGTGGCCGACCTGGAGCGTGGACTCGACGTGCTCGTCGAGACGCTGCGCGACCTCGCCTCCGGTCCACCGCTGCAGGATCCGTTCCTGCCGTAGTAGTCTGCGCACCCTCATGCGCATCGCCACGCGGCTGCAGGGGCTGGAGCAGTCCGAGATCCGCCGCATGACGCGCGAATGCGAGCGCGTCGGCGGAATCAACCTGGGCCAGGGGATCTGCGATCTCCCCACGCCCGAGCTGGTGCGCGACGGAGCCATCGGCGCCATCCGCGAGAACCGCAGCACCTACTCCTTCGCCGAAGGCGCATCCGAGCTGCGAGCGGCGATCGCGAAGAAGCTCTCGCGCGACAACGGCCTTCAGGCCGACCCCGGCAGCGAGATCTGCGTCACGGTGGGCGCGAGCGGCGCATACGCCGCGACCCTCCACGCCCTGCTCAACCCCGGCGACGGCATTCTCCTCTTCGAGCCGTACTATGGCTATCACCTGAATGCAGCCGTCGTCGCCGGCCTCACCCCCGAATTCGTGACGCTCAAGCCGCCGGAGTTCGCGCTGAGCGAGGAGGCGCTGGAAGCGGGGATCACCCCGCGGACGCGAGCGGTCGTCGTCTGCACCCCGTCGAATCCGAGCGGAAAGATGTTCCGGCCGGCAGAGCTGGAGGCGCTGGCGCGCGTCGCCCGCCGCCGCGACCTCCTCGTCATCACCGACGAGATCTACGAGTACATCCGCTACGACGGCCGCCGCCACGTCTCGCCCGCGTCGATCGCCGGCCTGCAAGACAGGACCGTCACCATCATGGGTCTGTCCAAGACCTTCAGCATCACCGGCTGGCGCCTGGGGTACACGTTCGCTCCGGCGGAGCTGACGCGGGCGATCACGCTGGTGAACGACCTCTACTTCGTCTGCGCGCCGACCCCGCTGCAGCTCGGCGCTGCCCGTGGATTCGATGCTCCGCGCAGCTACTTCGAAGATCTCATGGTCGCCTACCGGAAGAAGCGCGACCGGATCTGCGCCGCGCTCGACCGCGCCCGCCTGCCGCCCATCGTGCCGGAGGGCGCGTACTACGTCCTGGCCGACTGCACCCGGCTCGGATTTGCCACGTCGGTCGAGGCCGCCATGCACGTCCTGGAAACGACGCAGGTCGCGTCGGTAGCGGCGAGCGCCTTCTACCGCGGCGCGGAGGGAGAGAGGCTGTTGCGCTTCTGCTTCGCCAAGGACGACGCCGTCCTCGAGGAAGCGTGCAGCAGGCTCGCGACCCTGCGATGAGGTCTCCGCTCCTCCCCATCTTCCTCATCGTGGTGGTGGACGTCCTCGGGCTCACCATCATGCTCCCGCTGCTCCCGTTCTACGCGGAGCACTTCGGCGCCACCCCCGCGGTGGTCGGCCTGCTGGTCAGCACCTACGCGCTCTGCCAGCTCGTCGCCGGGCCCGTCCTGGGGCAGATGTCGGACCACCTCGGCCGCAAGCCCGTCCTGACCGCCAGCCAGATCGGCACGTTCGTGGGCTTTCTGGTGCTCGCGTTCGCGCCCAATCTCTTCATCGTCTTCCTCGCGCGGGTCATCGACGGGCTGACCGCCGGGAACCTCTCCATCGCGCAGGCGTACATCGCCGACGTGACCAGACCAAAAGAAAGGGCGCGAGCGTTCGCGGTGATCGGGATCGCGTTCGGGATCGGCTTTCTCATCGGCCCCGGAGCGTCCGGCTACCTCACGACCCACTTCGGGTTCCAGGTTCCGATCCTCTGCGCGGCGGGACTCTCCTTGCTCAGCATCCTCGGGACCACGTTTCTCTTGCCCGCGATCCCTCCACACCCCGAAGGAGCGCACCCGGCAACGGCGGCGCAGGAGCTTGCCGGGCCAGTCGCGCCCGGCGGCAAGCGCCTGCGCATCTTCGACTGGGGAACCTATCTGCAATATTTCCGGCGCGCGCCTCTCGGCGGGCTGCTTCTGGAATTCTTCCTCTTCACCTTCGCCTTCGCCACCTTCACCAGCGGCTTTGCGCTGTTCGCGGAGAGGCGGTTCATCTGGCACGGCGTTCCGTTCGGGCCGAAGGAAGTGGGTTACGTCTTCATGTACTCGGGCCTGCTCGGCATCGTCGTGCAGGGATCGATGCGCCAGGGCGCGCTCGTCCGGCGCATCGGGGAGGCGCGGCTGGTGACGCTCGGATTCTTCAGCGGCGCGGTGGGATACGCGCTGCTCGGCGTCAGCTTCGCGATCCCGCCGCTCTTGCTGGCGGCAACTCTCGCCTCCTTCGGCACCGGCGTGCTGCGGCCAGCGCTCACCAGCCTGATCACGCAGCAGGTTTCCCGCAGCGAGCAGGGCGTCGTGCTCGGGCTGAACCAATCGCTGCTCTCGATCGCGCTGATCGTCGGACCGGCCATCGCCGGCGTACTGATCGAGCACGGACACCTGACGCTCTGGGGACTCTGGGCAGCGGTGATCCTCGCCGCGGGCCTGCTCTTGAACTTGCGGGCCCGCGAGGCGCGGCTCGCCGCGGCTCAGAAACCGCGCGAGGCCGGCGATCCGGGAACGTAGGCGGGACCGACCTGCAGGCGCATGCCGCCGGTCGCGGCGAGGAGCGTGAACGCGAAAGGCAACTTCACGGTGCCGTCCTCGCGGATCAGGCCCGGCGGAGGATTCGGGAACCGCTGCACGATGCGGAACGCGTCGACGGCGACTTCGTCGAGGTACTGCACGCCCGACGACGCGGCGACGTGCACGTCGGTGATCTCGCCTTGGCGATCGAGAGTGAACTCGATCACCGTGCGCCGGTCCTTGTACGAGTAGAGCTGACCGGTGGGATCCCTCTTGCCGGAAGCGTCGATCACCTTCTGCGTCCAGACGCGCCCGACGGTCTCCTTCACGCGGTTGAGGAACCCGGCGAACTTGAAGCTGCGCGCGTTGAGGAAGGTGCCCTCGCCCTCTTCGATGCCGCGGAGGTCGTCCGGCATGGGCCCGCCGGCGATGGGGCCTGTGGCGCCGACAGGCTCGTTCAACGTCAGCTTGAGCGGGCGCAGATCGCCTGGCATGCCCGGCTCCGCGCCCGGCGACCCGGGACCGATGCTGGACGCCTTTCCGTCGCTGCCAGGATCGGCCCTGGCGATGCGATTGCCGGTGCCCTTGAACGCATCGGTGCCTTCGCGGTTGCGCACGGTGCCGTCCGGCGCCTCCTCCAGCCGAAGGGGATCCATTCGCTCCCTGCCGGGAAGCTGCGCCACTTCGCGCTGGCGCTTCTGCCTGGCGCCGCCGCCCGCCGTGCCGTTGTCGCCCGGGTGCGCGCTCGTCGCCGGAGCGCCCGCTTCGGCCTTGTCGGTACGCCCTTCCTTCTGCAGCTTCGAAAGCGCGTTCTTGTAGAAGGCGCTCGTTTCGCGGGCGCGCGTCTCCTTCTCGACGCGGCTGTCCTTCTCGGAGAGATACTTCGTCGCCTTGTCAGGCGCCTGCTCGTTGGTGGGCCCGAGCGAAACCACCTGGCCCCTCTCGAGCTTCTCCTCTTTCTCGGGCGGAGGAACCGGTGCGACGGGCAACCTCGGAATCTGCTGCTGTGGCGCAGCAGCCGTCGTTTGCGGGCCGCCGGGGCGAATGCCCTGCAGCTGCGACCGGTCCGAGGTGACCAGGGAAACGATCTGGGGGACGACGTGCTTGGGGGCGTGGAAGATCGCGTCCCGCGCCACGCCGAGCATCAGCAGGAAGTGCCCCGTGATCGATACGACGACCGCAATGGTCAGGCGGCGGCCCCGCCGGGCCGGCTGCTGAGGCAAAGGCATGGCGGCTACATTGTAGCGCCGGCGCAGTGCGACAGGCGAGTCGCTGAACGTCGTGGAGTGCGCCGGAATACGACTCTGGTCGGTTTGCCGGAGCACCCGTCCTGAACAGGGGGGAGCGCCTAGTAAATCCTCACAGGCGCCGCTCCTGAGTAGTACCAGGCAAGAATGTCCCGGTAGGTGGCGCCGCGCTGGGCGCGGCCGATGGCGCCGGTCTGGCACATCCCGCTTCCGTGGCCCCAGCCGCCGCCGACGAAGGTCCAGCCCGATCCGGACCGTTCGACCACGAACATTCCGCTGTTCAGGTTCCGGAAGAGCCTCCGGATCTGCAGTTCGCCGTAGACGCGGGCGCTCGCCCGGCTGCCGGCGATGCGCAATGCGCGCGCACGGCCGGAGACGCCCCGCCCTTCGACGGCCAGCGTCTGGACGGTGCCGACGCCGAGGGAAGCGCAGATTTCGTCCACCTCGCGCTGGGTGAACGTACGCCTCCAGCGGACCTTGTCGGCATTGGCGAAACCGGACGCCGCGCAATAGCTGGGAAAGGGGTCCAGGTGGACGAAGCGGGAGACGAGCGCTTCTCCCACACCGTCGCGGAAGGGCCCCATTCCGGGAGCGAGCGGATCGAAATCGGGCCGCCCGCGGAGCGACGGATCGGCGGGACCGCTCCAGACCGCATCGTTGTCCTCGGTAAACCCGCCGCACACCGCCGAGTAGACGGAATCGACCAGCCGGCTCTGGCCGCCATGCTCCGCGAAGAGAGCCTCGCCGCGGGTGGCCTCCACGGCGGCGTCGGGACCCGCCTGCTCGGCGGCCACGCCCTTGTAGACCTGGCAGTGCTGCTCGGCGCAGAGCAGGTACGGATCGCCGAGGTGACGCGCGCCGATCTTCGCCAGCACTTCGCCGCGGGCCGTGACCGCCTGTGCCTTCAGCGCTTCCGCATGCGCGCGGGCGAAGATCTCGCTCGGCACCACCCCGCGCACGAGCCGCTCCATCCCGACCGCAGCCACCAGCGCGAGCGACCCGGAACCGTCTACCGTCGCGAACAGCCGCTCCGGGTACGTCCGGTCCTCGTAGCCGTGGAAGCTGTAGCCCATTCCGTATTCCACCTGCTCGACGGTGAGGCCGGAATCGGTACGCAGCTCCACCGCGCTCTCGCCGATGGCTGCGGAATTGCCGCGAGGATCCCGCAGCTCGATTCGCGCGCGGGGACGCGTGGCCAGCTCGCGGCGGATCTGCACCCGCAGCCCGAGCCGGGCCTGCAGGTCCTGCGCCTTCTGCCGCGCTGCCGCCTCGGTTCCGTCGCCGTCGGCCAGCACGGAGTACTTGCGCGTGTCGACGACGTGCCCGGCGATGCCATAGGCCTCGCCGACGGTCGCGATCCGGATCGCGACTCGTTTTGCCGCCCAATCCTCCCGCGCTTTCTGCAGCCCCTGCTTGTCGTCGTAGCGAAGCTGCTCGAGCTCCACCCACGAGGCGCCGGCTCCCTGCGAGCTTTCCAGCAGTTGCAGCGTCCAGCGGCCGGAGGCTCCGCCGGCGACGGCTGTCGTCATTTCTCCGGAGCGCGAGCGGACGCGCGCCGTCAGAGGCCCCTTCGGGACGAAGACGATCTGCTGCCGCCCTTCGAGCACGCGCACGGTGATCAGCGGCTCTCCGCCGGAGAACGACAGGCGGCGCGAGTAGAGAAGCTCGAGCGGATCGTCCGGCGCGGGCGTCCCGGAGAAGAGATCGTCCTCTGCGCGGACAGCGCGCGAGAGCAGCGCGCCGCCGAGGACGGAGAGAAACCTGCGGCGCGGCGTCTT includes:
- a CDS encoding energy transducer TonB, which translates into the protein MPLPQQPARRGRRLTIAVVVSITGHFLLMLGVARDAIFHAPKHVVPQIVSLVTSDRSQLQGIRPGGPQTTAAAPQQQIPRLPVAPVPPPEKEEKLERGQVVSLGPTNEQAPDKATKYLSEKDSRVEKETRARETSAFYKNALSKLQKEGRTDKAEAGAPATSAHPGDNGTAGGGARQKRQREVAQLPGRERMDPLRLEEAPDGTVRNREGTDAFKGTGNRIARADPGSDGKASSIGPGSPGAEPGMPGDLRPLKLTLNEPVGATGPIAGGPMPDDLRGIEEGEGTFLNARSFKFAGFLNRVKETVGRVWTQKVIDASGKRDPTGQLYSYKDRRTVIEFTLDRQGEITDVHVAASSGVQYLDEVAVDAFRIVQRFPNPPPGLIREDGTVKLPFAFTLLAATGGMRLQVGPAYVPGSPASRGF
- a CDS encoding SpoIID/LytB domain-containing protein, with protein sequence MKTPRRRFLSVLGGALLSRAVRAEDDLFSGTPAPDDPLELLYSRRLSFSGGEPLITVRVLEGRQQIVFVPKGPLTARVRSRSGEMTTAVAGGASGRWTLQLLESSQGAGASWVELEQLRYDDKQGLQKAREDWAAKRVAIRIATVGEAYGIAGHVVDTRKYSVLADGDGTEAAARQKAQDLQARLGLRVQIRRELATRPRARIELRDPRGNSAAIGESAVELRTDSGLTVEQVEYGMGYSFHGYEDRTYPERLFATVDGSGSLALVAAVGMERLVRGVVPSEIFARAHAEALKAQAVTARGEVLAKIGARHLGDPYLLCAEQHCQVYKGVAAEQAGPDAAVEATRGEALFAEHGGQSRLVDSVYSAVCGGFTEDNDAVWSGPADPSLRGRPDFDPLAPGMGPFRDGVGEALVSRFVHLDPFPSYCAASGFANADKVRWRRTFTQREVDEICASLGVGTVQTLAVEGRGVSGRARALRIAGSRASARVYGELQIRRLFRNLNSGMFVVERSGSGWTFVGGGWGHGSGMCQTGAIGRAQRGATYRDILAWYYSGAAPVRIY
- a CDS encoding MFS transporter, which translates into the protein MRSPLLPIFLIVVVDVLGLTIMLPLLPFYAEHFGATPAVVGLLVSTYALCQLVAGPVLGQMSDHLGRKPVLTASQIGTFVGFLVLAFAPNLFIVFLARVIDGLTAGNLSIAQAYIADVTRPKERARAFAVIGIAFGIGFLIGPGASGYLTTHFGFQVPILCAAGLSLLSILGTTFLLPAIPPHPEGAHPATAAQELAGPVAPGGKRLRIFDWGTYLQYFRRAPLGGLLLEFFLFTFAFATFTSGFALFAERRFIWHGVPFGPKEVGYVFMYSGLLGIVVQGSMRQGALVRRIGEARLVTLGFFSGAVGYALLGVSFAIPPLLLAATLASFGTGVLRPALTSLITQQVSRSEQGVVLGLNQSLLSIALIVGPAIAGVLIEHGHLTLWGLWAAVILAAGLLLNLRAREARLAAAQKPREAGDPGT
- a CDS encoding aminotransferase class I/II-fold pyridoxal phosphate-dependent enzyme, which gives rise to MRIATRLQGLEQSEIRRMTRECERVGGINLGQGICDLPTPELVRDGAIGAIRENRSTYSFAEGASELRAAIAKKLSRDNGLQADPGSEICVTVGASGAYAATLHALLNPGDGILLFEPYYGYHLNAAVVAGLTPEFVTLKPPEFALSEEALEAGITPRTRAVVVCTPSNPSGKMFRPAELEALARVARRRDLLVITDEIYEYIRYDGRRHVSPASIAGLQDRTVTIMGLSKTFSITGWRLGYTFAPAELTRAITLVNDLYFVCAPTPLQLGAARGFDAPRSYFEDLMVAYRKKRDRICAALDRARLPPIVPEGAYYVLADCTRLGFATSVEAAMHVLETTQVASVAASAFYRGAEGERLLRFCFAKDDAVLEEACSRLATLR